The proteins below are encoded in one region of Megalopta genalis isolate 19385.01 unplaced genomic scaffold, iyMegGena1_principal scaffold0041, whole genome shotgun sequence:
- the LOC143261204 gene encoding uncharacterized protein LOC143261204: MNECALKLPTEDDKWLKFKNYAYKEPTPFVIYADLECLLEKQEDQGHGAYCRYQHHHAFSVGYYLHCRYDSSLSEYQTYRDEKGCITWFASKLYELSCKLQPVFDRTVPMAPLTAAQISTFRTATYCHVCEEPLGAYRDPAHSRCNLSYQSSYVIPVVFHNLSGYDAHFFIKELFLNSSLDKLSSYLDKSDLHIVRSQFNRLSNDDFHLLTRKGVFPYDYVSTYDKLSDTCLPPREAFYNQLCDSEISDVDYCHANEVWSRFGIQTLGQYSDLYLKLDVLLLADVFENFREKSLENYKLDPAHYYTLPGFAWDAMLKLTKIKLELFTDVDMLLFVERGIRGGLSQCSHRYARANNKYMSTYDSAEPSSYLMYFDVNNLYGWAMSQPLPHRGFQWVDDTSNFNIDSVPIDSPVGYILEVDLEYPQEIHDAHADLPFCPIHEVGALQKKLLTTLSHKNRYVLHYRYLQQCLRYNLKLKKIHRILKFEQSCWLRRYIDLNTRLRANANNDFSKNLFKLMNNAVFGKTMENVRNHVNVKLLSRWSGRYGAGRLIARPNFHSCTVFSEDFVAVQMNQLSIKFYKPIYIGMSVLDISKLHLNNVYGVSIANNKVLGLMKDENGGKIMTEFVGLRSKMYAIRVQDKDDYHRVN; the protein is encoded by the exons atgaacgaatgtgctTTAAAACTTCCGACGGAAGACGATAAATGGCTGAAGTTCAAGAATTATGCGTACAAGGAACCGACACCGTTCGTTATCTACGCAGACTTGGAATGCCTGCTGGAGAAACAGGAAGATCAAGGTCATGGAGCTTACTGTAGATATCAACATCACCATGCCTTCAGCGTAGGCTACTACCTCCATTGCCGATACGACAGTTCGTTGAGCGAGTATCAGACTTATCGTGATGAGAAAGGTTGTATCACATGGTTTGCATCGAAGTTGTACGAGTTGAGCTGTAAATTGCAGCCGGTGTTTGATCGAACGGTTCCAATGGCTCCGTTGACCGCCGCGCAAATCTCAACTTTTCGTACCGCCACGTATTGTCACGTGTGCGAAGAACCACTCG GTGCGTATCGGGATCCGGCGCACAGCCGTTGCAATCTGAGCTATCAATCCTCGTACGTGATACCGGTGGTTTTTCACAATTTGTCCGGCTACGACGCACACTTTTTCATCAAAGAATTG TTCTTGAATTCGAGTCTGGACAAGTTGTCGTCGTACTTGGACAAGAGCGACTTGCATATCGTGAGGAGCCAATTCAATCGTCTTTCGAACGATGATTTTCATCTTCTAACCAGGAAAGGCGTTTTCCCATACGACTATGTATCGACCTATGACAAATTAAGCGACACTTGTTTACCACCGCGCGAAGCATTTTATAATCAGTTATGCGACAGCGAGATATCCGACGTCGACTATTGTCACGCGAACGaagtttggtcacgtttcggtatacaaacgttaggacagtacagcgacttgtacttgaaattggatgtgttgttgttggccgacgtgtttgaaaattttcgcgaaaagtcgctcgagaattataaactcgatccagcgcactattatacgttgcccggtttcgcgtgggacgcgatgctaaaattgacgaagatcaagttggaattgttcaccgacgttgacatgcttttgttcgtggagcggggaatacgaggtgggttgagtcaatgttcgcatcgttacgcgcgcgcgaataacaagtatatgtcgacgtacgattcggccgaaccgtccagctatctgatgtatttcgatgttaataatttgtatggctgggccatgtcgcagcctttgccgcacaggggtttccaatgggttgacgatacgagtaatttcaacatcgattccgtgccgatcgacagtcccgtcgggtacattttagaggtcgacttagagtatcctcaggaaattcatgatgctcacgcggatcttccattttgcccgattcacgaggttggggcgttgcaaaagaaactgttgacaacgcttagccataagaatcgttacgttctccattatcgatacctccagcaatgtttgaggtataatttaaaattaaagaaaattcatcggatactgaagtttgaacaatcatgttggttacgccgttacatagatttaaatacgaggttgcgcgccaacgcaaacaatgacttctcgaagaatctgttcaaactgatgaacaatgcaGTGTTTGGAAAAACGATGGAAAACGTTCGAAATCATGTAAACGTAAAGTTGCTCTCGCGATGGAGCGGTCGATACGGTGCTGGGCGTTTAATAGCTCGACCAAATTTCCATAGCTGTACTGTATTCTCCGAGGATTTTGTCGCAGTTCAAATGAACCagctttctattaaattttataaacctatttacataggcatgtcagtgttggacatatctaaattacattt aaataaCGTGTACGGCGTTTCGATCGCGAATAATAAAGTATTAGGATTAATGAAGGACGAGAACGGAGGTAAAATCATGACAGAGTTTGTGGGTCTTCGCTCGAAAATGTATGCTATTCGGGTACAAGACAAAGACgat